One Acanthopagrus latus isolate v.2019 chromosome 12, fAcaLat1.1, whole genome shotgun sequence genomic region harbors:
- the anxa3b gene encoding annexin A3b: MSVWDDLDLLLDSPSSLTVTSNTKGTVKDKANFKAEEDVSALRKAIEGIGTTEKTLIEVLTQRSNAQRQLIAKAYEKATGRKLVDDLEGDTHGDFEDLLVALVTPPAVYDCHEVIKAIKGAGTTESTLTEIFASRSNRQIKALSEAYLAETGKSMIHDLQSEVSGDYGKALFILAEGKRDESTNVDAAKAKADAKALYEAGEKKWGTDEAKFIDILCHRSIPQLRQTLVEYKAISKKTLQDSIESEMSGNLEKLLVAVVKCVKNVPAYLAERLFKSMKGLGTTESTLTRILVGRSEIDLLDIRTEYKKLFGFSLYSQLESEVSGSYGNALKHLCGQDD; encoded by the exons ATGTCTGTGTGG GATGACTTGGACCTGCTCTTAGACTCCCCCTCTTCACTGACTGTGACA tCCAACACAAAAGGTACTGTGAAGGACAAGGCAAACTTTaaagcagaggaggatgtgTCTGCGCTGAGGAAAGCCATAGAGGGCATTG gCACGACAGAAAAGACGCTGATCGAGGTGTTGACCCAAAGAAGTAACGCTCAGCGTCAGCTCATTGCTAAGGCCTATGAGAAAGCCACAGGAAGG AAACTAGTAGATGACCTGGAGGGCGACACTCACGGAGACTTTGAGGACTTGTTGGTGGCCTTGGTGACGCCTCCTGCCGTCTACGACTGTCATGAAGTCATCAAAGCCATCAAA GGTGCAGGGACCACAGAGAGTACGCTGACAGAAATATTTGCCTCCAGATCCAACAGGCAGATCAAGGCCCTGTCTGAAGCTTACCTGGCAG AAACTGGAAAATCGATGATTCATGATCTGCAGTCGGAGGTGTCTGGAGATTATGGCAAAGCACTGTTCATCTTGGCTGAG GGCAAGAGGGACGAGAGCACCAATGTGGATGCCGCCAAAGCTAAAGCAGATGCTAAG GCCCTGTATGAAGCAGGAGAGAAGAAGTGGGGGACGGACGAGGCAAAGTTTATCGACATCCTCTGCCACAGGAGTATCCCCCAGCTTCGACAGA ctctGGTAGAGTACAAGGCCATTAGTAAGAAGACTCTGCAGGACAGCATTGAGAGCGAGATGTCTGGAAACCTGGAGAAGCTACTGGTGGCTGTTG TTAAGTGCGTGAAGAACGTTCCTGCATACCTCGCTGAGAGGCTTTTCAAGAGCATGAAG GGTCTGGGAACCACCGAGTCCACTTTGACCAGGATATTGGTCGGTCGCTCAGAGATCGACCTGCTTGACATCAGAACCGAGTACAAGAAGCTGTTTGGATTTTCCCTCTACTCCCAGTTAGAG TCTGAAGTGTCGGGCAGTTACGGTAACGCCCTCAAGCATCTATGTGGCCAGGACGACTAa
- the cdc37l1 gene encoding hsp90 co-chaperone Cdc37-like 1 isoform X3, with amino-acid sequence MASHGLAYDGCNFFRQRLVLSTLSGKRVKIKNIRSKDDDPGLRDFEASFIRLLDKVTNGSRIEINQTGTVLFYQPGLLSGGPIEHDCNTQRSIGYYLEALLMLAPFMKTPLKATLKGVTNDPHDPTVDLLKSTALPLMKNFGIDGEGFDLKVVKRGMAPGGGGEVLFTCPVRRTIRPVQLTDPGKIKRIRGVAYSVRVSPQMANRLVESTRSILNKFIPDIYIYTDHMKGANSGKSPGFGLTLVAETLNGTFLSAEMSSTPQGQGDPILPEDLGRNCAKLLLEEVHRGGCVDSSNQSLALLLMTLGQQDVSKVLLGPLSPYTIEFLRHIKDFFQIMFKIEVQKPSEDEQKGGDKVLMTCVGVGYSNINKTIK; translated from the exons atgGCAAGCCACGGGCTCGCGTACGACGGCTGCAATTTCTTCAGACAGCGACTGGTCTTGTCCACACTCAGCGGGAAGCGtgttaaaatcaaaaacatcagGTCCAAAGATGACGACCCGGGGCTGCGCG ATTTTGAGGCCAGCTTCATCAGACTGCTAGACAAAGTGACCAATGGGTCCAGAATAGAGATCAACCAAACAG GTACTGTGTTATTCTACCAGCCTGGCTTGTTAAGCGGTGGCCCGATAGAACATGACTGCAACACGCAGCGCTCGATCGGCTACTATCTGGAGGCCCTCCTCATGCTGGCTCCGTTCATGAAGACTCCTCTAAAGGCCACACTGAAGGGAGTCACCAATGACCCACATGACCCGACG gtaGACCTGCTGAAGTCCACTGCTCTCCCTCTGATGAAGAATTTTGGAATTGATGGAGAGGGCTTCGATCTCAAG GTGGTGAAGAGGGGGATGGCACCcggtgggggaggagaggtaTTGTTCACATGTCCTGTCCGCAGGACCATAAGGCCGGTGCAGCTGACTGACCCAGGAAAGATCAAGAGGATCAGAGGAGTGGC ATATTCAGTGCGAGTTTCTCCTCAGATGGCCAACAGGTTGGTGGAGTCAACCAGGAGCATCCTCAACAAGTTCATTCCAGACATCTACATCTACACAGACCACATGAAAGGGGCCAACTCTGGCAA GTCTCCAGGTTTCGGGCTGACCCTGGTGGCAGAGACACTGAACGGCACCTTCCTCAGTGCTGAGATGTCGTCTACGCCGCAGGGGCAGGGAGACCCCATACTGCCAGAGGACCTCGGCAGGAACTGTGCCAAACTGCTTTTGGAGGAGGTACATCGG GGTGGCTGTGTGGATTCATCCAATCAAAGCCTGGCGCTGCTGTTGATGACCCTTGGCCAACAGGACGTGTCGAAGGTTCTGCTCGGACCCCTCTCCCCCTACAC gATCGAGTTCCTCAGACACATTAAAGATTTCTTCCAGATTATGTTCAAGATAGAGGTTCAGAAGCCTTCAGAAGATGAACAAAAAGGTGGAGACAAAGTCCTGATGACGTGTGTAGGAGTCGGTTacagcaacatcaacaaaaccattaaataa
- the ak3 gene encoding GTP:AMP phosphotransferase AK3, mitochondrial has protein sequence MALHKIFRAVIMGPPGSGKGTVSARITKTFGLKHISSGDILRANINAKTELGLLMKSCIDQGQLVPDDVMSRLILSDLRALDQSSWLLDGFPRTVSQADALDKAYSVDTVINLNVPFHTIKQRLTSRWTHLPSGRVYNVDFNPPKVPGLDDVTGEPLVQRDDDTPETVTRRLKAYETQTEPVLEYYRSKGVLHSFSGTETNKIWPHVEAFLHSKLSSVNRTVS, from the exons ATGGCCCTGCATAAGATTTTTCGTGCTGTCATAATGGGACCTCCCGGCTCGGGGAAGGGAACGGTGTCTGCGCGCATCACCAAAACTTTTGGGCTAAAGCACATTTCCAGTGGGGACATTTTGAGGGCCAACATCAACGCCAAAACCG aactCGGCCTGCTGATGAAGTCCTGCATCGACCAGGGTCAGCTGGTACCCGATGACGTCATGTCTCGTCTCATCCTGAGTGACCTGAGAGCTCTGGACCAAAGCAGCTGGCTGCTTGACG GCTTTCCTCGTACTGTATCCCAGGCGGACGCTCTGGATAAAGCCTACAGTGTGGACACGGTCATCAACCTCAACGTACCTTTCCATACCATCAAACAGAGGCTGACCTCTCGCTGGACTCACCTTCCCAGCGGCAGAGTTTACAACGTAGATTTCAACCCGCCTAAAGTCCCT GGTTTGGACGACGTAACAGGGGAGCCTCTGGTGCAGAGGGACGATGACACACCGGAGACGGTCACGCGGAGACTGAAAGCCTACGAGACCCAGACAGAGCCGGTCTTAGAGTACTACAG GAGCAAAGGTGTGCTGCACAGCTTCTCTGGCACGGAGACCAACAAGATCTGGCCGCACGTCGAGGCTTTCCTCCACAGTAAACTCTCCTCCGTCAACCGGACAGTCTCGTAG